Within the Deinococcus cellulosilyticus NBRC 106333 = KACC 11606 genome, the region TGTCACTGCCCACACGTTTGATGTTTTTGATTTCCAGCATCATGTTCTCCAACCCCTCTCCTGTCAGGAGAGGAAAGCAATGTGAAACGAGCGCGGTGAGGTCAGCGCGGTGAGGTCATTTCTTCCCGACCAGCAGGTGGTAGAGCACGCTCATGCGGATGGCCTGACCGTATTCGACCTGGGCAATGATCCGGCTGCGTTCACTGTCCGCGAGGCTGCCAGAAATTTCCAGGTCCCGGTTCATGGGGCCAGGGTGCAGCACAATGGCGTGGTCTTTTGCGAGTTCCAGCAAGCGTTCATTCACCTGGTAGGTCAGTGCATATTCACTCATGCTGGGCAGGAAACCACCGTTCATGCGTTCCTGTTGCAGACGCAGGGCCATCACGACATCGGCATCCTTCACGGCTGCCTGCATGTCGTTGGTGAGCTTCACGCGGCCTTTTTGCAGTTCTTTTGGAAGCAGGGTGGCAGGTCCGCACAGGGTCACGTCTGCACCAAGCAGATCGAGCAGTTCTGCATTGCTGCGGGCCACGCGGGAGTGCAGGATGTCCCCGACGATGGTGACTTTGAGGCCTTCGAGCTTGCCAAATTCCTTCAGCATGGTGTAGGCGTCTAAAAGTGCCTGGGTGGGGTGGGCGCGGCGTCCATCTCCAGCGTTGATGGTGGATTTGCCGCTGAACTTCGCCACCTGATGGGCAGCACCTGAGGCGTGGTGGCGCACGATGAAAGCGTCCACCTTGTAGGCGTTCAGGGTTTCGATAGTGTCGCGCAGGGATTCACCTTTGGAAAGGCTGCTGGCTCCAGCAGCGAAGGTGAGCACATCTGCACTCATGCGGCGTGCTGCGAGTTCAAAGCTGGTGCGGGTGCGGGTGGAGTTCTCGAAGAACGCTGTACACACGGTGATGCCCTGCAGTGCTGGGACTTTTTTGACCGGGCGTTCCAGCACTTCTTTCATGACGTCGGCGGTCTCCAGGATGCCCTGAATGCCTTCAACCGTCCAGCCCTGGAAATCCAGCAGGTGTTTTACTCCAGTTCCCATAATTCCACCACATCCTCACCATCGGTTTCGGCAAGTTTGACTTTCACGACCTCGGTTTTGCTGGTCGGCAGGTTTTTTCCCACGTAATCTGCGCGGATGGGCAGTTCGCGGTGTCCTCGGTCCACCATCACGGCAAGCTGGATGCTCTTGGGGCGGCCCAGGTCGGTCAGTGCGTCCAGGGCAGCACGGATGGTGCGGCCCGTGAAGAGCACATCGTCCAGCAGCACGATTTTCTTGGTGCCGATGTCAAAGTTGATTTCGGTCCTGCGGATGATCGGCTGGCGACTGATCTCCGAGAGGTCATCGCGGTAGAGGGTGATGTCCAGTTTGCCGGTGGGCACCTGGATGCCTTCCAGTTCAGCGATTTTCTGGGCCAGTTGTTCGGCCAGCGGAATGCCACGGGTGTGGATGCCCACCAGGGCAAGGTCCGTTGCACCCTTGTTGCGCTCGAGGATCTCGTGGGCGATGCGCGTCATGGCGCGTTTCATTTCGTGAGCATCCAGAATCTGAGCTTTATAGTGCATTTCGCCCTCCGTTGGCACAAAAAAACGCGCCTGGGCTGACTGCCCGGCGTGGTGTAGGGGATGTGTTCACATTGTCCTCCTTTTCGCCTCTCTGGACGATGGCAGCCTCACAGGACTGCATTAAAGGTCAACACAGGATAACACGCCTCTTTGAAACTGAGAAGCCCCTGAATTTAGACTTCTGGTGCAGCAAAAAGCTGGCCTCCGACCCGCATCAAGATGCATGTCTGTGCATTTTTTTACTGATCTGAGTTCAACAATTGTTGATTTGCCTGATCTGCATCAAAGTCCCCTTGACAGGACTTTGTAAGAGTTGAACATTTAGGATACATTT harbors:
- the pyrR gene encoding bifunctional pyr operon transcriptional regulator/uracil phosphoribosyltransferase PyrR encodes the protein MHYKAQILDAHEMKRAMTRIAHEILERNKGATDLALVGIHTRGIPLAEQLAQKIAELEGIQVPTGKLDITLYRDDLSEISRQPIIRRTEINFDIGTKKIVLLDDVLFTGRTIRAALDALTDLGRPKSIQLAVMVDRGHRELPIRADYVGKNLPTSKTEVVKVKLAETDGEDVVELWELE
- a CDS encoding aspartate carbamoyltransferase catalytic subunit, with product MGTGVKHLLDFQGWTVEGIQGILETADVMKEVLERPVKKVPALQGITVCTAFFENSTRTRTSFELAARRMSADVLTFAAGASSLSKGESLRDTIETLNAYKVDAFIVRHHASGAAHQVAKFSGKSTINAGDGRRAHPTQALLDAYTMLKEFGKLEGLKVTIVGDILHSRVARSNAELLDLLGADVTLCGPATLLPKELQKGRVKLTNDMQAAVKDADVVMALRLQQERMNGGFLPSMSEYALTYQVNERLLELAKDHAIVLHPGPMNRDLEISGSLADSERSRIIAQVEYGQAIRMSVLYHLLVGKK